A segment of the Natrinema sp. SYSU A 869 genome:
GTTCGCCAGCGAGGAGAACTGCGGTCGCTGTTTCCCCGGCCGCGAGGGGTCGAAACAGCTCCTCGGCCTCCTCCGGGAGATCTACGACGGAAACTACGAGGACGACATGATACGCGAACTTACACGCGTGATGGGAACCTCGAGTCTCTGTGACTTCGGCGAGTCGGCGGCCCGGAACGTCGAGACGGCCCTCGACCGGTTCGAGACCGAACTCGAGGCCCACGCGGCCGGCCGCTGCCCGAGCGGTGCCTGTGAGGTGTCCCAGTCATGAGCGCGGACGATCCCGGACCGACCGAGCACAGCCCCGTTGAGCATCTACCCGGCGTCCCCGACCTTGAGGACCCGCAATCGTCGACACCGCTGACCGAGGACTTCCGCACGGGGACGGCGAACGATCCCGATGTCGGCGTCGAGAGCGACGAGATGACGACTGTGACGGTCGACGGTGAGCCCGTTGCGGTCTCGCCGGGATCGACGCTCATCGACGCCCTCGAGACGGTCGACACCGAGTCCGATGTGCCGGCGCTGTGTTACTACGATCGAGATACTGAACAAGCGGACAGTATCGGACCGCGCAGCACCTGTCGCACGTGCATGGTCGAGACGGACGAATACGGCGTCGTTCCGGCGTGTAGCTTCCCGGCCGAGGACGGTCTCGATGTCGCCACCGATGCAACCGATGCGGAGGAAGCACGGGACGTCAACCTCGACCTCGTTCTCGGGAACCACAACCTGCGATGCACGACCTGCGGTCAGAACGGTCGCTGCGAGCTACAGGATACCTCGATCGACCACGGCGTGAACGAGCCTCGATACGGTGTGTTCGATGACCGCGACGCGTACACTCCTATCGACGACACGTCGGTCATCCAGATCGACCGCAACAAGTGCATCCTCTGTAATCGCTGCGTCGAAGCCTGTAACGACGTGCAGAACGCGGGCGTCCTCCGGATGTCCGGTAAGGGCGATGACATCCATATCGACTTCCAGAAGCCCGAGGCTGACACGATGGAGGATTCGACTTGCATCTCCTGTGGACACTGCGCCACCGTCTGTCCGACCGGTTCGCTCGTCGAAGACGGGCTCGTCGACGCGACTACCATTCCGCTACCGGGGTTCACGCAGAAGGTCTCTATTGGCGAGGCACAGGAGGGGAGACCCGTCGAGACGGCTGATACAGCCGAAGCGCCGAACCGCGAGGTGCCGGCGTTCGGCGGGGGTGCGCTCGAGGATCAGCCGGACGACGAGACCCTGCCTGATGACGGGACCTCGCCGGACGCCGAGGCGCTAGATGGCGTCGCGCGATTCATGGCGAAGGCGAAACAGCGAGCGTCGGCGACACCCCGTCGAGCGACCGAAAAAGCAGTCGAGACGGTCGAGCACGCCGCGGAATCGGTTGCCGAAAAATCGCTGACGATCGGACAGCTTTTCGACGCCGCACAGGTCGTCAGCGGCGCTCGAAAGCGGAACCTCAGGGTGGCAGATACGACCTGTACCTACTGCGGTGTCGGCTGCCGATTCGAGCTATACGGCAGGGGTGAGGAGGTCCTTGGCGTCCGTCCCGCTGATCCGGATCAGACGCCGGCCAACGACTTTTCGACCTGCGTGAAAGGAAAGTTCGGCTACGACTACGTCAACTCCGACGGGCGGCTGACGACACCGCTCATTAAGGAAGACGGAGAGTTCCGTGAGGCCTCGTGGGACGAGGCACTGGACCGCATCGTCGAGCGTCTGACCGACATTCGTAACGAGTACGGCGCGGACTCACTGGCCGTGACGTCCTCTTCGAAGGCGACCAACGAGGAAAACTTTCTCGCTCAGAAGTTCGCTCGACAGGTGTTAGAGACGCCACACGTTGACAACTGTACGCGGCTCTGTCACTCCTCGACAGTCGCCGCACTGAAGCAAACGGTCGGCTTCGGTGCGATGACCAACCGTATTAACGAGGACATCGGCGAGACCGACTGCTATCTCATCACCGGGTCGAACACGACCGAGAGCCATCCGGTGCTGGCGACACGGATCGTCCAGAACGTCCGAGACGGTGCCGACCTCGTCGTGTTCGATCCGCGGAAGATGACGATCGCGGACCACGCGGACCAGTATAACCGGACCAAGCCCGGGACGGATATCGCCTGGCTCAACGGGATGATGCACCATATCATCGAGGAGGACCTCTACGACGAGGAGTTCGTCGAGGAACGTACCAGACACTTCGACGACCTGAAAGAGGTCGTCGAGCCGTACACCCCCGAGCAGGTCGAAGAAGTGGCGGACGTCTCGGCATCGGATCTCACGAACGCGGCCGAGACAATCGCGACGTCGGACACCTGCGTCTACGGGTGGGCGATGGGGCTGACCCAGCACGCACACGGCACGCGAAATGCGCTCGCCATCGCCAATCTGGCGCTGCTTTGTGGGCACATCGGGAAACCCCGATCCGGACTCTCACCGTTCCGGGGACAGAACAACGTCCAGGGCGGCGGTGGCGATATGGGACCGATCCCGAACAACCTCCCGGGGTACCAGTCCATCACCGACGACGACGTGTTGGACAAGTTCGAGGACTCGTGGGGAGTCCGGCCGCCGGATCAGGTCGGCCTGCGGATCACCGAGATGTTCAGCGCCGTCCCGGGCGTTGAAAAAACCGTTGTCGGCAAGTCAGGGACCGACGCGTACGGTGGCGATGATCCCGACGACGGCGAGGAGGAACGCGGTACCGACGATCCCGCCGCCGACGAGGGGTACTCCTCTGAGAACACTGACCTGCACGGGATGTACATCATCGGTGAGAATCCCGCCCTGTCCGAACCCGACATTCAGCACGCCGAAGAGGCGCTGTCGGCGCTCGACTTCCTCGTCGTTCAGGAGCTGTTCATGACCGAGACGGCAAAACACGCCGACGTGGTGTTACCGGCGGCGTCCATGGCTGAGAAGTATGGCACCGTCACGAA
Coding sequences within it:
- a CDS encoding molybdopterin-dependent oxidoreductase, with amino-acid sequence MSADDPGPTEHSPVEHLPGVPDLEDPQSSTPLTEDFRTGTANDPDVGVESDEMTTVTVDGEPVAVSPGSTLIDALETVDTESDVPALCYYDRDTEQADSIGPRSTCRTCMVETDEYGVVPACSFPAEDGLDVATDATDAEEARDVNLDLVLGNHNLRCTTCGQNGRCELQDTSIDHGVNEPRYGVFDDRDAYTPIDDTSVIQIDRNKCILCNRCVEACNDVQNAGVLRMSGKGDDIHIDFQKPEADTMEDSTCISCGHCATVCPTGSLVEDGLVDATTIPLPGFTQKVSIGEAQEGRPVETADTAEAPNREVPAFGGGALEDQPDDETLPDDGTSPDAEALDGVARFMAKAKQRASATPRRATEKAVETVEHAAESVAEKSLTIGQLFDAAQVVSGARKRNLRVADTTCTYCGVGCRFELYGRGEEVLGVRPADPDQTPANDFSTCVKGKFGYDYVNSDGRLTTPLIKEDGEFREASWDEALDRIVERLTDIRNEYGADSLAVTSSSKATNEENFLAQKFARQVLETPHVDNCTRLCHSSTVAALKQTVGFGAMTNRINEDIGETDCYLITGSNTTESHPVLATRIVQNVRDGADLVVFDPRKMTIADHADQYNRTKPGTDIAWLNGMMHHIIEEDLYDEEFVEERTRHFDDLKEVVEPYTPEQVEEVADVSASDLTNAAETIATSDTCVYGWAMGLTQHAHGTRNALAIANLALLCGHIGKPRSGLSPFRGQNNVQGGGGDMGPIPNNLPGYQSITDDDVLDKFEDSWGVRPPDQVGLRITEMFSAVPGVEKTVVGKSGTDAYGGDDPDDGEEERGTDDPAADEGYSSENTDLHGMYIIGENPALSEPDIQHAEEALSALDFLVVQELFMTETAKHADVVLPAASMAEKYGTVTNTERRIQLVRPAVESPGEARTDAAILRDLVGRMGFDWEYESPADVMDEINDLTPIYGGVTYERLEEKEDGLQWPCWDETHPGTPYLYEEEFNFDDGLARFVPTDLSDDLHPVPSEEYPFTLTTGRVLYHWHTGSMTRRGIASMKQVPESFVTIHPDAADRLGIEDDEYVRVESDQGEIIVKANVEETSGPDVLFIPMHFVHGAVNILTKEEFDPQSKIPEYKVTNVDVEPLGADPAVEPTSPEDLAGDESESLAGDD